A region from the Thauera humireducens genome encodes:
- a CDS encoding transglutaminase-like cysteine peptidase, translating into MPSRPLAHRPPPPASPALAARLCALCCGIVACVALALPEFDRMQQVAAQRYGETAVESVNAWRRLVGEARDLPDEQKLARVNAFFNARVSFDDDLLVWRTADYWATPLETLARSAGDCEDFAIAKYMTLRLLGIADERLRLIYVRARIGGANSSVSQAHMVLGYFPSPADEPLILDNLIRDIRPAARRPDLFPVFSFNGDGLWVAGAQQSSADPTARLSRWRDVLERARQEGLAIQP; encoded by the coding sequence TCGTCCGCCTCCGCCAGCGTCGCCTGCGCTCGCGGCACGGCTGTGCGCGTTGTGCTGCGGCATCGTCGCCTGCGTTGCACTGGCCCTGCCCGAGTTCGACCGCATGCAGCAAGTCGCCGCCCAGCGTTACGGCGAAACCGCTGTGGAGTCGGTCAACGCCTGGCGGCGACTGGTCGGAGAGGCGCGGGATCTGCCCGACGAACAGAAGCTCGCCCGCGTGAACGCCTTCTTCAACGCGCGGGTCAGCTTCGACGACGACCTCCTGGTCTGGCGCACGGCGGACTACTGGGCCACCCCACTCGAGACGCTGGCCCGCAGTGCGGGCGACTGCGAGGACTTCGCCATCGCCAAATACATGACGCTGCGCCTGCTCGGCATTGCCGACGAGCGCCTGCGCCTGATCTACGTGCGCGCCCGCATCGGCGGCGCCAACAGCAGCGTTTCGCAGGCGCACATGGTGCTGGGCTATTTCCCGAGCCCCGCCGACGAGCCGCTCATCCTCGACAACCTCATCCGCGACATCCGGCCCGCGGCACGGCGGCCGGATCTGTTCCCGGTCTTCAGCTTCAACGGCGACGGCCTGTGGGTCGCCGGCGCGCAGCAGTCGTCCGCTGACCCCACCGCTCGCCTGTCGCGCTGGCGCGACGTGCTCGAGCGCGCACGCCAGGAAGGCCTTGCGATCCAGCCATGA